A genomic region of Chlorobaculum parvum NCIB 8327 contains the following coding sequences:
- a CDS encoding FAD-dependent oxidoreductase, which yields MKPFDIVIVGGGGAGLYAAMEAMKTNPGLNIAVLSKVYPNRSHTSAAQGGANAALANTAKDDSVEMHIFDTIKGSDYLADQDAVEVLCSEAPKIIRELENMGTPWSRLDDKTIAQRPFGGAGRPRCCYCADKTGHTILQTLYEQCLRKGVFFFNEYFALDLVHDGSRSRGLIAMNMKTGKVEAFPARTVIFATGGYAKMYWNRSSNAAGNSGDGQAIAYRAGIPLKDMEFVQFHPTGLRKSGLLVTEGARGEGGYLVNIDGERFMSRYAPSKMELGPRDLVSRSIETEILEGRGFDSPAGKYMHLDLRHLGADLIKSRLPQIREMCMYFEGVDPIDEPIPIRPTAHYSMGGIDTDNQGRTVMEGVYAAGECGCVSVHGANRLGGNSLLDILVFGRIAGRTAAEEARNFNPATITQTEVNEKEQELRSYMQPKGHYERYGTLREELGQTLAQNVGIFRVEEKIKKGIEEIDSLKERFQHVRVFDTGDIYNTNLVQVLELKNMLDLADTVAAGALVREESRGSHTRTDFPTRDDEKWHKHTTYTLEGGHPKIGFKEVTMGKYELQERTY from the coding sequence ATGAAACCATTTGATATCGTCATCGTCGGCGGTGGCGGTGCCGGCCTTTACGCGGCTATGGAGGCCATGAAGACCAATCCGGGTCTCAATATCGCCGTGCTTTCGAAGGTCTATCCGAACCGTTCGCATACCTCGGCCGCCCAGGGTGGCGCCAATGCGGCCCTGGCCAACACAGCCAAGGACGACAGCGTCGAGATGCATATTTTCGATACCATCAAGGGTAGCGACTATCTGGCCGACCAGGACGCCGTCGAGGTGCTCTGCTCCGAGGCTCCCAAGATCATCCGTGAGCTCGAAAACATGGGTACGCCGTGGTCAAGGCTCGACGACAAGACCATCGCCCAGCGTCCGTTCGGCGGTGCCGGCCGTCCGCGCTGCTGCTACTGTGCCGACAAGACGGGCCACACCATTCTGCAGACCCTGTACGAACAGTGCCTGCGCAAAGGCGTGTTTTTCTTCAACGAGTATTTCGCGCTCGATCTCGTCCATGACGGCAGCCGTTCGCGCGGCCTGATCGCCATGAACATGAAGACCGGCAAGGTCGAGGCTTTCCCAGCACGCACGGTCATTTTTGCGACCGGCGGCTACGCCAAGATGTACTGGAACCGTTCCAGCAACGCGGCGGGTAATTCCGGCGACGGACAGGCGATCGCCTACCGCGCGGGCATTCCGCTCAAGGATATGGAGTTCGTGCAGTTCCACCCGACCGGCCTGCGCAAGAGCGGCCTGCTCGTGACCGAGGGTGCACGCGGCGAGGGCGGTTATCTGGTGAACATCGACGGCGAGCGCTTCATGTCGCGTTACGCTCCCTCCAAAATGGAGCTTGGCCCGCGTGACTTGGTCTCCCGTTCCATTGAAACTGAAATTCTCGAAGGCCGTGGCTTCGACAGCCCAGCCGGTAAATACATGCATCTCGATCTCCGCCATCTCGGCGCCGACCTCATCAAGTCGCGCCTGCCGCAGATTCGCGAGATGTGCATGTACTTCGAGGGCGTCGATCCGATCGACGAGCCGATTCCGATTCGACCGACGGCTCACTACTCGATGGGCGGCATCGATACCGACAACCAGGGACGCACCGTCATGGAGGGCGTGTACGCCGCCGGTGAGTGCGGCTGCGTTTCGGTGCACGGCGCCAACCGTCTCGGCGGCAACTCGCTGCTTGACATCCTCGTTTTCGGTCGCATCGCCGGACGCACGGCTGCCGAGGAGGCCCGCAACTTCAACCCCGCGACCATTACGCAGACCGAGGTGAACGAGAAGGAGCAGGAGCTCAGAAGCTACATGCAGCCCAAGGGCCACTACGAACGCTACGGCACACTCCGCGAAGAGCTTGGTCAGACGCTTGCCCAGAACGTCGGCATCTTCCGCGTGGAGGAGAAGATCAAGAAAGGAATCGAGGAGATCGACAGCCTCAAGGAGCGCTTCCAGCACGTCAGGGTGTTCGATACGGGTGACATCTACAACACCAACCTGGTTCAGGTGCTTGAACTGAAGAATATGCTCGATCTGGCCGATACAGTGGCCGCCGGCGCTCTCGTACGAGAGGAGAGCCGCGGTTCGCATACCAGGACCGACTTCCCGACGCGTGACGACGAAAAGTGGCACAAGCACACTACCTACACTCTTGAAGGCGGTCATCCGAAGATCGGATTCAAGGAGGTCACGATGGGCAAGTACGAGCTTCAGGAACGAACCTATTAA
- a CDS encoding CBS domain-containing protein, which translates to MDQLITLRTLPVSALMQKDFHTIKGSSTVAEALQLMKKTGESGLIVLPRNEDDCYGIVTEKDILEKVIDPGEDVHRDPWNTPVFQIMSKPIISVNPSMRIKYALRLMKRTNVRRLTIMDNNKVIGVLNMADVLHAVEELPVHDDHIAL; encoded by the coding sequence ATGGATCAGCTCATCACCTTACGGACCCTTCCGGTTTCCGCCCTTATGCAGAAGGATTTCCACACCATCAAGGGCAGCTCCACCGTGGCTGAAGCTTTGCAGCTCATGAAAAAGACCGGTGAGAGCGGACTTATTGTTCTGCCGCGCAATGAAGATGACTGCTACGGCATCGTGACCGAAAAGGATATTCTCGAAAAAGTGATCGACCCCGGTGAAGATGTGCATCGCGATCCATGGAATACTCCGGTCTTCCAGATCATGAGCAAACCCATCATCAGCGTCAATCCGAGCATGAGAATCAAATATGCTCTGCGTCTGATGAAGCGCACCAATGTCAGGCGGCTCACCATCATGGACAACAACAAGGTGATCGGTGTGCTCAACATGGCTGATGTGCTGCATGCCGTCGAGGAGCTTCCGGTGCACGACGATCATATCGCCCTGTAA
- a CDS encoding hydroxyacylglutathione hydrolase family protein, with amino-acid sequence MGVLVEQIRTGGDRNFGYLCADEATGAAFAVDPSFSPDVVAETATRKGWCLGYAFATHGHSDHTNGNEAFERLTRLRVLLYGDRCPLTGIAVQHGAVFPLGNSSISILHTPGHTPDSICIQAGDALFTGDTLFVGKVGGTWSDEDSRQEYHSLHDRVMALPEQFRVFPGHDYGTRPSSTIGEEKKSNPFLLQPDVEAFIDLKANWAAYKKAHGIA; translated from the coding sequence ATGGGAGTGCTGGTCGAACAGATCAGAACCGGAGGGGATCGTAACTTCGGTTATCTTTGCGCCGATGAGGCGACGGGAGCGGCCTTTGCCGTTGACCCCTCTTTTTCCCCCGACGTTGTAGCCGAGACCGCTACCCGCAAGGGCTGGTGTCTCGGCTATGCCTTTGCGACGCACGGCCACAGCGATCACACCAACGGTAACGAAGCGTTCGAGCGCCTGACCAGGCTCCGGGTGCTTCTTTACGGAGACCGTTGCCCGCTCACCGGTATCGCCGTTCAGCACGGCGCGGTGTTTCCTCTCGGCAACAGCTCGATTTCCATTCTTCACACGCCCGGCCATACGCCGGACTCCATCTGTATTCAGGCCGGAGATGCGCTTTTCACGGGCGACACGCTCTTTGTCGGTAAGGTCGGCGGTACCTGGAGCGACGAAGATTCCAGGCAGGAGTATCACTCATTGCACGACCGGGTGATGGCGCTGCCCGAACAGTTCCGTGTTTTCCCCGGACATGACTACGGCACCCGTCCCTCTTCGACGATCGGCGAGGAAAAAAAGAGCAATCCGTTCCTGCTTCAGCCCGATGTCGAGGCCTTCATCGACCTGAAAGCTAACTGGGCTGCCTACAAAAAAGCGCACGGCATCGCCTGA
- a CDS encoding efflux RND transporter permease subunit: MNEGIAGKLAKQFINSKITPLIMVAALLVGLLATFMTPREEEPQIVVPMVDIYIPFPGAAPAEVEDRVAKPVERTLTEIPGVDYVYSTSMQDFALVTVRYKVGEDAEASMVKLWATLMKNMDKMPQGVQMPLMKKVSIDDVPVLALTFWGKDATPYELRKAAVDVGDQLKQIKDIGDVEVKGGLKRQIRVLLDKDKLAARNVSAFQIVKQLQTSNSQMTSGNLENLNKEVIVRSGQFFESAEDVGNIVVGLYGGSPVYLRDVAQVIDGPEEVNNYSFFGWGAADHEGREGEFPAVTLTVAKRKGADATVLADQVLAKVEDLKGALVPADITVTQTRNYGETATEKVFTLLEHLSIAIVAVTVIVAFFLGWRGALVNFMSVPITFALTLLVYYLFDYSLNRVTLFALIFVTGIVVDDSIIIAENIHRHFSMKKMPKLEAAIAAVSEVGNPTILATFTVIAAVLPMVFVSGLMGPYMSPMPIGASLAMIFSLMVALIVTPWLSYRLLKADDDGHEEYDIKKTGYYKFFNGILSPMIDSAFKRWMAFGIVGLMLVGAIALIPMKAVELKMLPFDNKNEFQVILDMPEGTALEKTTQVAKEISDYLKTVPEVESYQYYAGVNAPINFNGLVRHYYLRKGPNMADIQVNLVHKGERSAQSHDIAKRVRDGVQEIAKRYNGNAKIVEIPPGPPVLSTIVAEIYGPTEAQQIELAKKVKEIFSETPGVVDVDWLVEDDQEVYNLVVNKEKAAAYGVTPEQIAYTLRMSIAGMDAGVLHHQKDLEQVTIQVRLPKADRTSLKDLSNIFVQSQGMGTLTTRRRAGEMVPLSELVKVVKKVQDKSIYRKDLRRVVYVTADVAGVTESPVYAMLEMDKKIEALEMPGGYKISPLYTAPPTSEQNLSMKWDGEWQITFEVFRDLGTAFAVVLVVIYLLIVGWFQSFKTPLIMMISIPLSLVGIIPGHFIHHAFFTATSMIGMIALAGIMVRNAVLLIDFIEIRLDQGIGLKQSIIESAAVRTRPIILTSGAVVTGSIVMLFDPIFQGLAISMIWGGVLSTVLTLVVVPLVYYMIEKRNK, encoded by the coding sequence ATGAATGAGGGTATTGCCGGTAAACTGGCAAAACAGTTTATCAATTCAAAGATTACGCCGCTGATTATGGTGGCGGCTCTGCTGGTCGGCCTTCTGGCCACCTTCATGACCCCCCGAGAGGAGGAACCGCAGATCGTGGTTCCGATGGTGGATATCTACATTCCGTTCCCCGGTGCAGCTCCTGCTGAGGTCGAGGATCGGGTTGCCAAGCCGGTCGAGCGCACGCTCACCGAGATTCCCGGTGTCGATTACGTCTATTCGACCTCCATGCAGGACTTCGCGCTTGTAACCGTCCGCTACAAGGTGGGCGAGGATGCCGAGGCCAGCATGGTGAAGCTCTGGGCCACGCTCATGAAGAACATGGACAAAATGCCGCAGGGCGTCCAGATGCCTCTCATGAAGAAGGTCTCCATCGATGACGTGCCGGTGCTCGCCCTCACTTTCTGGGGCAAGGACGCTACGCCATACGAGCTTCGCAAGGCGGCCGTCGATGTTGGTGACCAGCTCAAGCAGATCAAGGACATCGGCGACGTCGAGGTCAAGGGTGGCCTGAAACGCCAGATCCGCGTCCTGCTTGATAAAGACAAGCTTGCCGCTCGCAACGTGAGCGCTTTCCAGATTGTCAAACAGCTCCAGACCTCCAACAGCCAGATGACCTCCGGCAACCTCGAGAACCTCAATAAAGAGGTGATCGTCAGAAGCGGTCAGTTCTTCGAGAGTGCCGAAGATGTTGGCAACATTGTTGTCGGTCTGTACGGCGGTTCGCCGGTCTATCTGCGTGATGTGGCTCAGGTCATCGATGGCCCTGAAGAGGTGAACAACTACAGCTTCTTCGGCTGGGGCGCAGCCGACCATGAAGGCCGCGAGGGTGAGTTCCCTGCCGTGACCCTGACCGTCGCCAAGCGCAAAGGCGCAGACGCTACCGTGCTGGCCGACCAGGTGCTTGCCAAGGTCGAGGATCTGAAAGGCGCCCTTGTGCCTGCCGATATCACGGTGACCCAGACCCGTAACTACGGTGAGACCGCGACCGAAAAGGTCTTCACCCTGCTCGAGCACCTCAGCATCGCAATCGTGGCTGTGACCGTTATCGTAGCCTTTTTCCTCGGCTGGAGGGGTGCGCTGGTCAACTTCATGTCGGTGCCGATTACCTTCGCGCTGACGCTGCTTGTTTATTATCTCTTCGATTACTCGCTCAACAGGGTGACGCTCTTCGCGCTCATCTTCGTGACGGGTATTGTGGTCGATGACTCGATTATCATCGCCGAGAACATCCACCGCCACTTCTCTATGAAGAAGATGCCGAAACTCGAAGCTGCTATCGCGGCTGTGAGTGAGGTGGGTAACCCGACCATTCTGGCCACCTTCACGGTGATCGCAGCCGTGTTGCCGATGGTGTTCGTTTCCGGCCTGATGGGCCCGTACATGAGCCCGATGCCGATCGGCGCTTCGCTGGCCATGATCTTTTCTCTGATGGTCGCGCTGATCGTCACCCCGTGGCTCTCCTACAGGCTGCTCAAGGCTGACGACGATGGCCACGAAGAGTATGACATCAAGAAGACCGGCTACTACAAGTTCTTCAACGGCATCCTTTCGCCGATGATCGACAGCGCCTTCAAACGCTGGATGGCTTTCGGTATCGTCGGCCTGATGCTTGTCGGCGCGATTGCCCTCATTCCGATGAAAGCGGTCGAGCTGAAGATGCTGCCGTTCGATAACAAGAACGAGTTCCAGGTGATTCTCGATATGCCCGAAGGCACTGCGCTCGAAAAGACCACGCAGGTTGCCAAGGAGATTTCTGACTACCTCAAAACGGTTCCGGAGGTCGAGAGCTACCAGTACTATGCCGGCGTCAATGCGCCGATCAACTTCAACGGCTTGGTGCGTCACTACTACCTGCGCAAAGGCCCGAACATGGCTGATATTCAGGTGAACCTGGTGCACAAAGGCGAGCGCAGCGCGCAGAGCCACGACATTGCCAAGCGCGTCAGGGACGGTGTTCAGGAGATCGCCAAGCGCTACAACGGCAACGCCAAGATCGTCGAAATTCCGCCGGGCCCTCCGGTTCTTTCGACCATCGTGGCTGAAATCTACGGCCCGACCGAGGCGCAGCAGATCGAGCTTGCCAAAAAGGTCAAGGAGATCTTCTCCGAGACTCCGGGCGTGGTTGACGTTGACTGGCTCGTCGAGGATGACCAGGAGGTCTATAACCTCGTGGTCAACAAGGAGAAGGCTGCTGCATACGGCGTGACTCCGGAGCAGATCGCCTACACGCTCCGCATGTCCATCGCCGGCATGGATGCCGGTGTGCTGCACCATCAGAAAGACCTCGAACAGGTCACTATTCAGGTGCGCCTGCCGAAGGCCGACCGTACTTCGCTCAAGGATCTGTCGAACATTTTCGTCCAGTCGCAGGGCATGGGTACGCTTACCACGCGCCGCCGCGCTGGTGAGATGGTGCCGCTGTCCGAACTGGTCAAGGTGGTCAAAAAGGTTCAGGACAAGAGCATCTATCGCAAAGATCTGCGCAGGGTTGTGTACGTGACGGCTGACGTGGCCGGCGTGACCGAAAGCCCGGTGTATGCAATGCTTGAAATGGACAAGAAGATCGAGGCGCTCGAAATGCCGGGCGGCTACAAGATCAGCCCGCTCTACACGGCACCGCCGACCTCGGAGCAGAATCTCTCGATGAAGTGGGACGGTGAGTGGCAGATCACCTTCGAGGTGTTCCGCGATCTCGGTACTGCTTTCGCTGTTGTGCTGGTTGTGATCTACCTCTTGATTGTCGGCTGGTTCCAGTCGTTCAAGACGCCGCTCATCATGATGATTTCGATCCCGTTGAGTCTGGTGGGTATCATTCCCGGTCACTTCATTCATCATGCCTTCTTCACGGCGACCAGTATGATCGGTATGATCGCGCTGGCTGGTATCATGGTGCGTAACGCCGTGCTGCTGATCGACTTTATCGAAATCCGTCTGGATCAGGGCATTGGGCTCAAACAGTCGATTATCGAGTCTGCCGCCGTGCGTACCCGTCCGATCATCCTCACCTCGGGTGCGGTGGTCACCGGTTCGATCGTGATGCTCTTCGACCCGATTTTCCAGGGTCTGGCCATCTCGATGATCTGGGGTGGCGTGCTCTCCACGGTGCTGACGCTCGTGGTGGTGCCGCTGGTCTACTACATGATTGAAAAACGAAACAAATAA
- a CDS encoding efflux RND transporter periplasmic adaptor subunit: MALAVPVLLTGCHGHEGSAPHKAAHDAKKVPASAVAPVRVLNEGGVEYIVVPQTALFRQGALVGVLAVNVDGRVEARWVSTGHTVGSDVIVLAGLERDSQIVGSYDPELEGGVFVKQNQAAAEEVQSNE, encoded by the coding sequence ATGGCTCTTGCTGTTCCGGTGCTTCTGACCGGATGTCACGGCCATGAGGGCTCCGCTCCGCACAAGGCTGCCCATGACGCCAAGAAGGTGCCGGCCTCCGCAGTCGCGCCGGTCAGGGTTCTGAACGAAGGTGGCGTCGAGTATATCGTCGTGCCTCAGACGGCCCTGTTCCGCCAGGGTGCGCTTGTCGGCGTGCTTGCCGTCAACGTCGATGGACGGGTCGAAGCCCGCTGGGTCAGCACCGGCCACACGGTCGGTTCCGACGTGATCGTGCTTGCCGGTCTCGAAAGAGACTCGCAGATCGTGGGATCGTACGATCCCGAACTTGAGGGAGGTGTTTTTGTAAAACAGAATCAGGCTGCAGCAGAGGAGGTTCAGTCAAATGAATGA
- a CDS encoding TolC family protein, with the protein MTKKVTRRFIALLVAGMAAFGQADAATMRLSLDDALKMARERNTMLKAQRAKIDQADARIVQSRQAYLPKVTLSETLLHSNDPGAVLVGKLQQEIAYYNFPNNAPPDFGDFALDKLNHPAAITDFHTSLQIMQPIYNRDAFIGGSMAKSARKAQGFMVDRAEETIELNVKKAFYGLLLAKKNLADLEQSIRIMKVYSDEAARGYNAGVMNKSDKLSTQVRLAEMQDQKLQILDGIKNAEDSLRMMLALGKDDAIVPVGSLSVDAKIPASVKTASTEGRSDLKALKAFEEVTDYQHDMERAKNLPRVNAFAQQNWHDSSFLGTDGSSWTVGLNVQWQIFDGMATRGKIQETKAQALEARYNYEAAKEKSDLDLDMARRTLVTSRERIAVVSQSLDAAKVSFDFIGKQYKSGMAMTFELLMREGAYTWAKMRLNQARYDYCIAKSEYDYYTGGN; encoded by the coding sequence ATGACCAAGAAGGTAACCAGAAGGTTCATCGCCCTGCTCGTGGCCGGTATGGCCGCCTTCGGGCAGGCTGATGCTGCAACCATGAGGCTCTCGCTCGATGATGCGCTGAAGATGGCGCGTGAGCGGAACACCATGCTCAAGGCGCAGCGCGCCAAGATCGACCAGGCCGATGCACGCATCGTGCAGAGCCGCCAGGCCTATCTGCCGAAGGTAACGCTTTCCGAAACCCTCCTGCACTCCAACGATCCCGGTGCGGTGCTTGTGGGCAAGCTCCAGCAGGAGATTGCTTACTACAATTTTCCGAACAACGCGCCTCCAGATTTTGGTGACTTCGCGCTGGACAAGCTGAACCATCCTGCGGCGATCACCGACTTCCACACCAGCCTCCAGATCATGCAGCCGATCTACAATCGTGACGCCTTCATCGGCGGTTCGATGGCCAAGAGTGCCCGCAAGGCGCAGGGGTTCATGGTGGATCGCGCCGAGGAGACCATCGAGCTGAACGTCAAAAAGGCTTTTTACGGCCTCCTGCTGGCAAAGAAGAACCTGGCCGACCTGGAGCAGTCGATTCGCATCATGAAGGTTTACAGCGACGAGGCGGCCCGTGGGTACAACGCAGGGGTGATGAACAAGTCCGACAAGCTCTCCACGCAGGTACGGCTTGCCGAGATGCAGGATCAGAAGCTCCAGATTCTGGATGGAATCAAGAATGCTGAAGACTCTCTGCGCATGATGCTTGCGCTCGGCAAAGATGACGCTATCGTGCCGGTCGGCAGCCTGTCGGTTGACGCGAAAATCCCGGCTTCGGTCAAGACGGCCAGCACGGAAGGCCGCAGTGACCTCAAGGCGCTCAAGGCCTTCGAAGAGGTGACCGATTACCAGCACGACATGGAGCGCGCCAAGAACCTGCCAAGGGTCAACGCCTTTGCCCAGCAGAACTGGCACGACAGCTCCTTCCTTGGAACTGACGGGTCGAGCTGGACGGTTGGCCTGAATGTGCAGTGGCAGATCTTCGACGGCATGGCCACCCGCGGCAAGATTCAGGAAACCAAGGCTCAGGCACTCGAAGCCCGTTACAATTATGAGGCTGCCAAGGAGAAGAGCGATCTCGATCTCGACATGGCGCGTCGTACGCTGGTAACTTCGCGTGAGCGGATTGCCGTTGTGAGCCAGTCGCTCGATGCTGCAAAGGTAAGCTTCGACTTCATCGGCAAGCAGTACAAAAGCGGCATGGCGATGACCTTCGAACTCCTGATGCGTGAAGGCGCATACACCTGGGCGAAGATGCGTCTGAACCAGGCCCGATACGACTACTGCATCGCCAAGAGCGAGTATGACTATTATACCGGCGGCAACTAA
- a CDS encoding metal-sensitive transcriptional regulator: MSDECRMDDVIVRLKKVNGQIHGLIRMLEGEEDCQKVVTQFQAAKAALDNTYSLVLNRNLQNCLSRQDSGSVEKILKLISKK, translated from the coding sequence ATGAGCGATGAATGCCGAATGGACGATGTGATCGTAAGACTTAAGAAGGTGAATGGTCAGATTCACGGTCTGATCAGGATGCTCGAGGGCGAAGAGGATTGCCAGAAGGTGGTGACCCAGTTTCAGGCTGCCAAAGCCGCGCTCGACAACACCTACTCTCTTGTTCTGAACAGAAACCTCCAGAACTGCCTGAGCAGGCAGGATTCGGGAAGCGTGGAAAAAATTCTCAAACTTATATCGAAAAAATAG
- a CDS encoding DUF1997 domain-containing protein: MEVIGRSKAKAVIESHLNDSVVYFSDHVKILKCNPYCTGVTYLKEHGVYQWIFQVNDPRDNPITAVFFVTQDEEHLKDTSIAPASPEEEAARSEAVGGRCIRWVNAAKIPEIPLDSKNTFVGRANTRICLYHLDNQRTEVHFETDITLDFELSFPLNLMPEAILKFTTEAIMSNIMQQATESMLCQVQSDLCCTTAELNASGGTA, translated from the coding sequence ATGGAAGTTATAGGAAGAAGCAAGGCCAAAGCGGTCATAGAGTCGCACCTGAATGATTCGGTGGTATATTTTTCGGATCATGTAAAAATTCTCAAATGCAATCCCTACTGTACCGGGGTCACCTATTTGAAGGAGCATGGCGTCTATCAGTGGATTTTTCAGGTGAACGATCCGCGCGACAATCCCATTACAGCAGTTTTCTTCGTCACGCAGGACGAAGAGCATCTCAAAGACACCTCCATTGCACCGGCGTCTCCGGAAGAGGAGGCAGCGCGCAGCGAGGCTGTTGGAGGTCGATGCATCAGATGGGTCAATGCAGCTAAGATTCCCGAGATACCGCTGGACAGCAAAAACACTTTTGTGGGGCGGGCTAACACCAGAATCTGCCTGTACCATCTGGACAACCAGCGTACCGAGGTGCACTTTGAAACCGACATCACGCTGGACTTCGAACTCTCCTTTCCGCTCAACCTGATGCCGGAAGCTATTCTCAAGTTCACGACTGAAGCGATCATGTCGAACATCATGCAGCAGGCTACCGAAAGTATGCTCTGCCAGGTGCAGAGCGATCTGTGCTGCACCACAGCCGAACTGAACGCTTCCGGCGGAACGGCCTGA
- the csmB gene encoding chlorosome envelope protein CsmB has translation MSNGTNIDVAGAINTLTETFGKLFQMQVDVANNSLKALAEVAEPLGKTATDLVASFANVATQVLQNVSSAVAPKK, from the coding sequence ATGTCAAACGGAACTAACATCGATGTCGCGGGTGCAATCAACACCCTCACCGAAACCTTCGGCAAGCTTTTCCAGATGCAGGTTGATGTTGCCAACAACAGCCTCAAAGCTCTTGCTGAAGTCGCCGAGCCCCTCGGCAAGACCGCTACCGATCTGGTTGCCAGCTTCGCTAACGTTGCTACCCAGGTTCTGCAGAACGTCTCTTCGGCTGTAGCCCCGAAAAAATAA
- a CDS encoding aminoglycoside phosphotransferase family protein, with the protein MNALDSIRQLYPVSERASLGIRRLKGDASTRSYFRVTAPHGTAIACIDPAFINAAPDTYPFLIVRELLATHGVRVPEVYGMSGGTGSLLLEDCGDLMLQDEIPQLDREQLSARYRQIIDLLVKIQSIRPDEKALESAIPFSLSFDHEKLMFEFDFFIEHALKDYFAGRLGESAIGRLREEFLAITDLLVLPEHFVLNHRDFHCRNIMLFRNEPVIIDFQDARMGLPQYDAVSLLRDSYVRLDANLVEELKRYHFEQLRQHGLTTMSEEEYRRLFDLMAFQRNVKAVGTFCYQTSVVGNSSFEADIAPTLGYLRDYIEARPELATAGELLEPLISR; encoded by the coding sequence ATGAACGCCCTGGACTCCATCCGCCAACTCTATCCCGTCAGCGAGCGCGCAAGCCTCGGTATACGCCGTCTCAAAGGAGATGCCTCGACAAGGAGCTATTTTCGCGTGACAGCACCGCACGGCACGGCCATTGCTTGCATCGATCCGGCATTCATCAACGCCGCTCCTGACACCTACCCATTCCTCATCGTCCGCGAGCTGCTTGCAACGCATGGCGTACGGGTACCCGAGGTGTACGGAATGTCCGGCGGAACCGGCTCGCTATTGCTCGAAGATTGCGGTGACCTGATGCTTCAGGACGAGATTCCGCAGCTCGATCGTGAGCAGCTCTCCGCACGCTACCGGCAGATCATCGACCTGCTCGTCAAGATCCAGTCGATCCGACCTGATGAAAAAGCACTGGAATCAGCGATTCCCTTTTCGCTCAGTTTCGATCATGAGAAGTTGATGTTTGAATTCGACTTCTTTATCGAACACGCCCTGAAGGACTATTTTGCAGGAAGGCTCGGCGAATCTGCAATCGGACGGCTTCGCGAGGAATTTCTCGCCATCACGGATCTGCTGGTGCTGCCGGAGCATTTCGTGCTCAACCACCGTGACTTCCATTGCCGCAACATCATGCTTTTCCGGAACGAGCCGGTGATCATCGACTTTCAGGATGCCCGTATGGGACTACCGCAATACGATGCGGTATCGCTTTTGCGCGACTCCTATGTGCGGCTGGATGCCAACCTCGTGGAAGAGTTGAAACGCTACCACTTCGAGCAGCTCCGCCAGCATGGCCTGACGACGATGAGCGAGGAGGAGTACCGGCGTTTGTTCGACCTGATGGCATTTCAACGCAACGTCAAGGCGGTCGGCACCTTCTGCTACCAAACCTCCGTGGTCGGCAACTCCTCGTTCGAGGCCGACATCGCACCGACGCTGGGCTACCTGCGCGACTACATCGAAGCACGCCCGGAGCTTGCAACCGCAGGCGAGCTGCTTGAACCACTCATTTCCCGCTGA